The Odocoileus virginianus isolate 20LAN1187 ecotype Illinois chromosome 30, Ovbor_1.2, whole genome shotgun sequence genome window below encodes:
- the LOC110140672 gene encoding aflatoxin B1 aldehyde reductase member 4: MLRTLTRAVGRAAVRCAPGSRPPEARAAAAAAAMSRSPRAASGSPARPATVLGTMGMGRRMDAPASAAAVSAFLERGHAELDTAFMYNDGRSESILGGLGLGLGGRDCTAKIATKANPWEGKSLKPDSLRSQLETSLQRLQCPRVDLFYLHAPDHGTPVEETLRACHQLHQEGKFVELGLSNYAAWEVAEICTLCRSNGWIQPTVYQGMYNATTRQVETELLPCLRRFGLRFYAYNPLAGGLLTGRYKYEDKDGKQPEGRFFGNSWAKVYRDRYWKEHHFEGIALVEKALQAAYGTSAPSMTSAALRWMYHHSQLQGAHGDAVILGMSSLEQLEENLAATEEGPLEPAVVQAFDQAWRLVAHDCPNYFR; encoded by the exons ATGCTGAGGACCTTGACTCGCGCGGTGGGCCGCGCCGCCGTCCGCTGCGCTCCCGGCTCCCGGCCGCCTGAGGcgcgggccgccgccgccgctgccgccatGTCCCGGTCCCCGCGGGCCGCCTCTGGCTCCCCGGCCCGGCCCGCCACCGTGCTGGGCACCATGGGGATGGGGCGCCGCATGGACGCGCCCGCCAGCGCCGCGGCCGTGAGCGCCTTCCTGGAGCGCGGCCACGCTGAGCTGGACACGGCCTTCATGTACAACGACGGCCGGTCCGAGAGCATCCTGGGCGGCCTGGGGCTCGGGCTGGGCGGCCGTGACTGCACAG CGAAAATTGCCACCAAGGccaatccctgggaggggaaaTCATTGAAGCCTGACAGCCTCCGGTCCCAGCTAGAGACGTCCCTCCAGCGGCTGCAGTGCCCCCGGGTCGACCTCTTCTATCTGCACGCACCAGACCACGGCACCCCCGTGGAAGAGACGCTGCGCGCCTGCCACCAGCTGCACCAGGAG GGCAAGTTCGTGGAGCTCGGCCTCTCCAACTATGCCGCCTGGGAGGTGGCCGAGATCTGTACTCTGTGCAGGAGCAACGGCTGGATCCAGCCCACCGTGTACCAG GGCATGTACAACGCCACCACCCGACAGGTGGAGACGGAGCTCCTGCCCTGCCTCCGGCGCTTTGGACTGAGGTTCTACGCCTACAACCCTCTGGCTG GAGGCCTGCTGACCGGCAGGTACAAGTATGAGGACAAGGACGGGAAACAGCCCGAGGGCCGCTTCTTTGGGAACAGCTGGGCAAAGGTCTACAGGGATCG CTACTGGAAGGAGCACCACTTCGAGGGCATCGCCCTGGTGGAGAAGGCCCTGCAGGCTGCATACGGCACCAGCGCCCCGAGTATGACCTCAGCCGCCCTCCGGTGGATGTACCACCACTCCCAGCTCCAG GGCGCCCATGGGGACGCGGTCATCCTGGGCATGTCCAGCCTGGAGCAGCTGGAAGAGAACTTGGCGGCCACTGAGGAAGGGCCCCTGGAGCCGGCCGTTGTGCAGGCCTTTGATCAGGCCTGGCGCCTGGTTGCCCACGACTGTCCCAACTACTTCCGCTAG
- the LOC110140675 gene encoding aflatoxin B1 aldehyde reductase member 3-like, translating to MAYSYPRGVPTRPATVLGAMEMGRRMDVPSSAAAVRTFLEHGHTEIDTAFVYADGQSESILGGLGLGLGGSDCKVKIATKANPLGENLLTPNSLRFQLETSLKRMQCPRVDLFYLHMPDHGIPVEETLRGCHQLHQEGKFVELGLSNYAAWEVAEICTLCRSNGWIQPTVYQGMYNATTRQVETELLPCLRRFGLRFYAYNPLAGGLLTGRYKYEDKDGKQPEGRFFGNSWAKVYRDRYWKEHHFEGIALVEKALQTQRDMYNIKAPSLASAALRWLYHHSQLQGLRGDAVILGMSSLEQLEENLAAVKAGCLGSAVVQAFDQAWRLVAHDCPNYFR from the exons ATGGCCTATTCATACCCACGGGGTGTCCCAACGCGGCCCGCCACCGTCTTGGGCGCCATGGAAATGGGGCGCCGCATGGACGTGCCCAGCAGCGCCGCGGCCGTGCGCACCTTCCTGGAGCACGGCCACACCGAGATCGACACGGCTTTCGTGTACGCCGACGGCCAGTCAGAGAGCATCCTGGGCGGTCTGGGGCTCGGACTGGGCGGCAGCGACTGCAAAG TAAAAATTGCTACCAAGGCTAATCCATTGGGAGAAAACTTACTGACGCCTAACAGCCTCCGGTTCCAGTTGGAGACGTCCCTCAAGCGGATGCAGTGTCCCCGAGTGGACCTGTTTTACCTGCACATGCCAGACCACGGCATCCCCGTGGAAGAGACGCTGCGCGGCTGCCACCAGCTGCACCAGGAG GGCAAGTTCGTGGAGCTCGGCCTCTCCAACTATGCCGCCTGGGAGGTGGCCGAGATCTGTACCCTGTGCAGGAGCAACGGCTGGATCCAGCCCACCGTGTACCAG GGCATGTACAACGCCACCACCCGGCAGGTGGAGACGGAGCTCCTGCCCTGCCTCCGGCGCTTTGGACTGAGGTTCTACGCCTACAACCCTCTGGCTG GAGGCCTGCTGACCGGCAGGTACAAGTATGAGGACAAGGACGGGAAACAGCCCGAGGGCCGCTTCTTTGGGAACAGCTGGGCAAAGGTCTACAGGGATCG CTACTGGAAGGAGCACCATTTCGAGGGCATCGCCCTGGTGGAGAAGGCCCTGCAGACCCAGAGGGATATGTACAACATCAAGGCCCCCAGCCTGGCCTCAGCTGCCCTGCGGTGGTTGTACCACCACTCCCAGCTCCAG GGCCTCCGCGGGGATGCGGTCATCCTGGGCATGTCAAGCCTGGAGCAGCTGGAAGAGAACTTAGCAGCCGTCAAGGCAGGGTGTCTGGGGTCGGCTGTCGTGCAGGCCTTTGATCAGGCCTGGCGCCTGGTCGCCCACGACTGTCCCAACTACTTCCGCTAG